The sequence below is a genomic window from Thermodesulfovibrionales bacterium.
AACCGTTATCCCGAGGAATACGTCACCCTCGCCGTACTCGCCCTTTCCCGTTTTGAAAAAACGCGAAAGTATTCGAGCCCTCTCGGGGTCTGCGAGCTTCCGCAGGTCTTCTTTCAGGTTCCTTACCATGAGGCCTCATTTCAGATGATATTCCACGACATCACGGTCATGGAGGATATAATCCTTCTGAACCCTCTGTCCGTCGAACCTTGTCGATCCCCAAACACAGGAGTAATTGAGATTCTCCCGAAAGTCCCTGTGGATCAGCTCCGCAAGGTCGACGACAGAGGAGCCGAGGGGGAGGACAAAGGGCCGGTCCCGGTCAGGTTCCTTGCCGGGTTCCTTCGAGTAGACCCTGATGATACGGGAATTCTCAAAAACGGCCCTCCTCAATTCTTCGATACCCTCTTTTCGCATCGTCGAGATGCCTATGACGGGAAGGATGGCCCCGTATCTTTCTTTCAACAGCTTCAGTCTCTCCCCTGAATCCGGCAGGTCGCACTTGTTCGCCGCAAGAATGACCTGCTTCTGCTCAAGGCGCTCTCCGCCTCTCTTCTTCTCATTTTTTCTTATGAGTACGATCTTCCATTCCGCCAACAACTCGATGAGGAGTTCGCCCTGTATGCCCGGATCTTCTGAGAGATCGATGACGAGCAGGATGAGGTCTGCGTTCCTCACGATAGCCGAAACCCAGCCGTCGGTCGACTCATTCCCGACGGGTGGAAGGTCAACG
It includes:
- a CDS encoding TGS domain-containing protein, coding for VDLPPVGNESTDGWVSAIVRNADLILLVIDLSEDPGIQGELLIELLAEWKIVLIRKNEKKRGGERLEQKQVILAANKCDLPDSGERLKLLKERYGAILPVIGISTMRKEGIEELRRAVFENSRIIRVYSKEPGKEPDRDRPFVLPLGSSVVDLAELIHRDFRENLNYSCVWGSTRFDGQRVQKDYILHDRDVVEYHLK